From the genome of Anopheles moucheti chromosome 3, idAnoMoucSN_F20_07, whole genome shotgun sequence, one region includes:
- the LOC128303826 gene encoding ribulose-phosphate 3-epimerase encodes MAPLSARIGPSILNADLSQLHEESQKLLENGADYLHLDVMDGMFVPNLTFGHPVVKCLRNKIKDAFFETHMMVQNPQQWIEPMADAGVQQYTFHIEPILDTVPDVCRKVREAGMKVGLAIKPGTAVEMVQQYIDAADMVLVMTVEPGFGGQKFMADMMPKVQWLREHYPSLDIEVDGGVGLSTIEQCSKAGANMIVAGTAIIRADDQAAVIRDLRNSVQSAISHGAKC; translated from the exons ATGGCTCCACTAAGTGCACGCATTGGTCCATCCATTCTTAATGCAGATCTGTCTCAACTGCACGAGGAATCCCAAAAGTTGCTCGAGAATGGTGCGGATTATCTGCATCTAGACGTGATGGATGGCATGTTCGTACCGAATCTCACGTTTGGCCATCCCGTAGTCAAGTGTTTGCGGAACAAAATCAAG GATGCATTCTTCGAAACACATATGATGGTGCAGAATCCCCAGCAATGGATCGAACCGATGGCAGATGCCGGCGTCCAGCAGTACACGTTTCACATCGAACCGATCCTCGACACGGTACCGGACGTCTGTAGGAAGGTGCGTGAGGCCGGCATGAAGGTTGGTTTAGCCATCAAACCGGGAACGGCGGTGGAAATGGTTCAGCAGTACATCGATGCCGCGGACATGGTGCTGGTCATGACAGTGGAGCCCGGTTTCGGTGGGCAGAAGTTTATGGCCGACATGATGCCAAAGGTGCAGTGGTTGAGGGAACATTATCCGTCGCTGGACATCGAGGTGGATGGAGGCGTTGGACTCAGTACGATCGAGCAGTGTTCGAAGGCGGGCGCAAACATGATCGTTGCCGGTACCGCGATCATTCGGGCCGACGATCAGGCGGCGGTCATACGAGATTTGAGGAACTCGGTGCAAAGTGCAATTAGCCATGGAGCGAAATGTTGA